The sequence TGCCAATCTCCATCGAGGTGTTGCCGGTGTAGTTGACCGAGGCAAGAAAGGTCACCAGTTCCCCTACATGTACCGGCTGGCGAAAGTTGACCTGATCCACCGACAGGGTCACCACGTACTGGCCGGCGTAGCGGCTGGCGCAGGCATAGGCGACTTCGTCGAGATACTTGAGCAACGTGCCGCCATGAACGTTGCCGGAAAAGTTGGCCTTGTCCGGAGTCATCAGTACGGTCATGGTCAGTTCGGCATGTCCATCTAGCATGGTGCGCGGCTCGTGCTGGCAAAAAGGGGCCGCTACTTTAGTCGAATACGAAGCGGCTGTGTGAGGCTCGATGCGATCTGCCATACGTTTATTTTTCGAGGGTCAATGTGGCATTAGCGCGCAGGCTTATCGGCAGCATAGCTGGGCGGCGCCGATGGCGTATCCGTATTGGCTCCGGCGACGTGCCGCCCGACCTGCATGGCCATAACGCGAACCGGTGCGCGCCCCGCAACCACCCGGGCACGAGGGTGAACGCTTTATTGACTTGTGCCAGTATCTCGGCTGGTTTTCTCCCTATAGTCCGGTGCTGCCTTCAGGCTAAACATCAACCCGTGCCGGACTCGCCCATGCGCCTCATGACCCTAGTACTGCTCAGTTGCCTCGCCCCTTTCGCCCACGCCGGTGAGGAGGCGATCGAACGCTTTCATTACCTGATGGGCGATGCCGAGCGGCGTGAGCAGGCTTATGCGGCGGGCCAGGAGCGTGCGCTGTTCTGCGGGTATTGCCATGGCGAAAACGGCAACAGCAAGCGTCCGCATATTCCCAACCTGGCGTCACAGAACCCGATCTATCTGTTCCAGTCGTTCGAAAAGTTCGCCAAGGGCGAGCGCATCGATTTCGTGATGTCGAAACTGGCCAAGAGCCTGACCCTGGAAGATCGCGTCAACATCGCCGTGTACTTCAGTCAGCAAAAGGTCGAGCCCGTGGCAGTCACAAGCGACGCGGCTCAGGTTCAGCGTGGCGCGACGCTGTTTCAGCACACCTGCACCGGTTGCCATGGCAGCCATGCGCAGGGCAAGGAGAACATGCCGCGCCTGGCGGGGCAGCCGAGCCAATACCTGAGCAAGGCGCTGAACCGCTTTCGTACCCATGACCCGAGCCGGTCCGGCTCGGTAATGATGGGGATCGCCGACAAGCTGTCCGAGGCGGACATCGAGTCAGTGGTCGCCTACCTGACCCAACTACGCCTCAGCGAACAGCAGGAGTTGCAGGCCAGCGTGCAACTGCTCGGCGCCGACGTGCACTGATCGGGTGCGTTCAGTACTGCTTGTAGGGCAGGAATTTTCCGGACATCACCACATTGACCCGGTCGCCCTTCGGGTCCGGTTGACGCTGGATATCCATCGAAAAATCGATGGCGCTCATGATGCCGTCACCGAACTCCTCGTGGATCAGCTCCTTGATGGTGCTGCCGTAGACGTTGACCAGCTCGTACCAGCGGTAGACCAGCGGGTCGGTGGGCACCGCGGTTGGCAATGAGCCCTTGTAGGGCACGATCTGCAACCAGGCCACCGCCTCATCGGGCAGCTCGAACAGCTTGCCGAGGGTTTCCGCCTGCGCCTTGTCGAAGGCCATCTGACCCAGGCAACCGGCCGTAACCCATTCCTTGGACTGGCCGACGGCGTCGGCCACCGCGGCCCATTTGAGGCCTTTGCGTACCTTGGCGGAAACGATCATCTGGGTGACTTGGCTGCGGCAGGAAATCATGGCGACCTCTTCAGCGGACTGGGCATTGGCGAGTTTGGTGGGCCGCACTTGGCGACCACCAAACCCTGCGTGCAGAAGCCATGCCAGGGGCGTGCGGCCCGGACGAAGCCCGCCGCCGGGGATTCGCCGTGGCCGGCGCGCTGCTCAGTCGTATTCCGAGGCGTCGTGCTCACCGAGCAGGCGCCGCTGCCTCGGCGTAGCCGCGGCCAGGACCTCGGGATTGAAACGCCATTGCAAGTAGGGCGAGAACTTCTGTGCGATCATCCGGCGGCCGTAATGCACCTGCAGCAGGTAGCGGCTGCGGTCGGCCGTGCGATTGCGGCTGCCGGCGTGCCAGAGATCGCTGCGAAACAGCAATACGTCACCTGCGT comes from Stutzerimonas stutzeri and encodes:
- a CDS encoding acyl-CoA thioesterase, with the protein product MLDGHAELTMTVLMTPDKANFSGNVHGGTLLKYLDEVAYACASRYAGQYVVTLSVDQVNFRQPVHVGELVTFLASVNYTGNTSMEIGIKVITEDIRQKTVRHTNSCFFTMVAVGEDGRPTTVPTLQPQTPDQKRRFAQAQQRRQIRRELEERYRAIKDDY
- a CDS encoding c-type cytochrome, which translates into the protein MRLMTLVLLSCLAPFAHAGEEAIERFHYLMGDAERREQAYAAGQERALFCGYCHGENGNSKRPHIPNLASQNPIYLFQSFEKFAKGERIDFVMSKLAKSLTLEDRVNIAVYFSQQKVEPVAVTSDAAQVQRGATLFQHTCTGCHGSHAQGKENMPRLAGQPSQYLSKALNRFRTHDPSRSGSVMMGIADKLSEADIESVVAYLTQLRLSEQQELQASVQLLGADVH
- the cynS gene encoding cyanase, translated to MISCRSQVTQMIVSAKVRKGLKWAAVADAVGQSKEWVTAGCLGQMAFDKAQAETLGKLFELPDEAVAWLQIVPYKGSLPTAVPTDPLVYRWYELVNVYGSTIKELIHEEFGDGIMSAIDFSMDIQRQPDPKGDRVNVVMSGKFLPYKQY